The DNA sequence caagtgaTTAATTAGTAAAagattcttaaataaaatttacaaattaatttttaatattggactagaaagtttttaaaagaaccaaaaaaaaaatctccCTTTATAAATTATTGTCTCCTGCgtgctattattttattttgtgtaaaAAATGCAGTAATTGTGTGGTGATTGGCTCAAAGTTGAGGATCGCGGCTACGTTGTGTACGTAGCAAAACTGTTTCCCTTTTGTGGGGCTCCTCCTTTTCTTCTCTCATTTGTCATTCTATGTTCCATCACTTCATCAAACGCACAAACAAATGTTAACAACACATTGCTCCGATCCTTATTAATTATTGATGTGATTCCATTCAGTTACTCATGTTTGCTGCATCCTATTCTTCTTCGATTCCTTTCTGTTACTGCTGCATCCTCTttgtcttctctctctctctagtctactctcttcctcctccttcttttgtccgttttcctttttctctccctACAATAATTGGAATCAATTTTCATATGTTGTTTATCACTTGAGTTAAAGTTTCAAACTTTCACTACTCCTTAGAAATGGGGCTTGACCATCATGCAATTTGTGGTCTAAGAAGGCTTGGCTTTATTTTTAGCATTTCACTTTTCTTCTTGATTATTTCAAGCTGGATGCATCATGGGTTAGTTACTGAAGGTAAAAATGTTGAGCATTTTCCAAAGCTGCGCTGACATATTTATACTTATGAAGAAACAATAATGAACTGACATTGATATAATCTCCATGTTCTAACAGGAAGAAAGACTCACAAACAAAGTGGTTTTCACCAGGTAGAATATACTTTGGATGTGAAGTGTatgtgtgcgtgttttttttttttttatattattatttcttctattttcttctatTGTTTAGACCATGTTCATATTGCATTGAAGGAATTTATACTAACAGGTAGATGAAGAGGCCAGGCACATTCTATATTATTAATCTaccattttattttaaaaaatattatttttacactaaaattaactatcaaaatcattcatcatatatttatataaaaatatatatatatattgtttaatttatttttaatatatatattttatatttcaaaatatattttatattagtaattaattttaatatatatctaacatggtgtttatttatttgaatatctaTAACAATAACTAATACAAGATTAGCCAAAACAACAAATACTAATTTTTtcgataaataattttaatttaaattttaaaaataacaaaaatttctTATATATAACTGAAACAAGAATATTGTGTGCCATACAAATTTTGTTGTTAAATTAATTATCAcatatttgtatataattatatatatatatattatttaatttattttaaatatatattttatattttaatatatattttatataaatagttaattttttgtgtACTCATGGTTGGAATTGAAAATACTAATCTCCAACCTTTTAGAGTTCATATAGACGTAATGGTTAACAATTGTCTGTAAAAAACATTGtgcttctttttatatataagtaGATATAATAATAGATTGCATAAATAAGTTATACATTAGTTAAAATAGTTCTTAGGTGAATGTACTTCACTAATCAATGAAATAAgtacagtatatatatatacctaatcATTactctataaataaataaaaatttctctttttgcccttgcctttttcATATTAGCATATAAAGTAGAAAAATTTATTAGTGTCAAAAGTTGAATAATAATTATGATGATTTATGCAGGGAGTAATAGAGGAGGATAATAAGATACTGAGGGCACAAATAGGGTCAAAGCCACCAAAATGTGAAAGAAGGTGCAGTTCATGTGGACACTGTGAGGCAATTCAGGTGCCTACTAATACTAACCTCCAAATTCAGAAAGGGAACATAAATCCTCCAAAGCTTTTTAAAATTGCATATGCAAGAGGAGATGATAAATCTAATTACAAGCCTATGAGTTGGAAGTGCAAATGTGGGAACCTAATTTTCAACCCATGAAATAAAATTATTGCAATATAGCTCCAAAGTAATTTCTAGTTTCTGTTATGTAAATGAAAAAGGATACCATGTCAATTCTGTATAtgtaaattcaattttaaattgtTCTTACTTTCCAAGTTCCTGCCTGTGAGGAACAAGGcttttgtttatttatgtttattaggTCGAGGAACAAACTTTCGGTTTTGTTTGGATGAGGttgtaaaagattttttttagcaaactaatttattttaaaaaaatctttaaaaaataaatataatttgatatt is a window from the Arachis hypogaea cultivar Tifrunner chromosome 1, arahy.Tifrunner.gnm2.J5K5, whole genome shotgun sequence genome containing:
- the LOC112754391 gene encoding EPIDERMAL PATTERNING FACTOR-like protein 2 — protein: MGLDHHAICGLRRLGFIFSISLFFLIISSWMHHGLVTEGRKTHKQSGFHQGVIEEDNKILRAQIGSKPPKCERRCSSCGHCEAIQVPTNTNLQIQKGNINPPKLFKIAYARGDDKSNYKPMSWKCKCGNLIFNP